The following are encoded together in the Jaculus jaculus isolate mJacJac1 chromosome 3, mJacJac1.mat.Y.cur, whole genome shotgun sequence genome:
- the LOC105944691 gene encoding splicing factor 3B subunit 6-like, with product MNLYKLTVIITMHKTHQPARIAMQVAKRTNICLPPEVNQILYIKNLSCKITAEEMHEVFGKYGPICHIRVGNTPETGRTAYVVYEDTFDAKNTYDHLSEFSMCNRYLVVLYYNANRAFQKMNTKEGEQLKLLKEKYYINMDPPK from the coding sequence TAAAACTCATCAGCCTGCCAGGATAGCAATGCAAGTAGCCAAGAGGACGAACATTTGCCTTCCTCCTGAAGTAAACCAGATTTTGTATATAAAAAATTTATCATGCAAAATTACAGCTGAAGAAATGCATGAGGTCTTTGGGAAATATGGACCTATTTGCCATATCAGAGTAGGAAATACACCTGAAACTGGAAGAACTGCCTATGTGGTCTATGAAGATACCTTTGATGCAAAGAATACATATGACCATCTATCAGAATTCAGTATGTGTAACAGATACCTTGTGGTTTTATATTACAATGCTAACAGGGCATTTCAAAAGATGAACACCAAAGAGGGGGAACAGTTGAAGCTTCTCAAGGAAAAATACTACATCAATATGGATCCGCCAAAATAA